The following proteins are encoded in a genomic region of Diadema setosum chromosome 18, eeDiaSeto1, whole genome shotgun sequence:
- the LOC140241898 gene encoding pancreatic lipase-related protein 2-like, whose product MQGPTGHNASDERGRRALGSEVCYDDLECFDDSSSCHSLRFPPESPTQIGTRFFLYTRLLGSSPDSYQSLNRLDSNSIIASEFDGRLPTKFIIHGYTDTIFSDYFQDIKNSLLVEGNMNVIMVDWQPGARGGYNLCRQNIRVVGREIAMLARLLNREAGAAYEDMHLIGHSLGAHTAGYAGAYQPGFGRITGLDPAGPGFRGVETQCSLDPSDALFVDNIHTDSDDVVGMGLMDPIGHVDFYPNGGVDMPGCALFDVTCDHFRAVYYFEESIRSRHCQFSAYPCDSWNRFLLGFCAKCGLAGCPEMGYNADRSQATGTFYLATNSNEEYCQTQRMK is encoded by the exons ATGCAGGGCCCGACTGGGCATAACGCAtcggacgagagagggcgcagGG CACTAGGATCCGAGGTGTGCTATGACGATCTTGAATGTTTCGACGACAGTTCGTCATGTCATTCACTTCGTTTTCCACCCGAAAGTCCCACGCAGATTGGCACGAGATTCTTCCTCTACACACGACTGCTTGGCTCGTCACCAGATTCCTACCAGTCTTTAAATCGTTTGGATAGTAACAGTATCATTGCTTCAGAATTTGACGGACGTCTTCCCACTAAGTTTATCATCCACGGGTATACCGACACCATCTTCTCCGACTATTTTCAAGACATCAAAAATTCGCTTCTAGTAGAG GGCAACATGAACGTTATCATGGTGGACTGGCAGCCTGGAGCTAGGGGTGGCTACAATCTTTGTCGCCAAAATATCCGTGTGGTTGGGCGGGAGATTGCAATGCTTGCCCGTCTACTCAACAG AGAAGCCGGAGCCGCCTACGAGGATATGCACTTGATTGGTCACAGCCTGGGAGCGCATACAGCTGGCTACGCCGGAGCCTATCAGCCGGGATTTGGTCGCATTACAG GTTTGGATCCAGCCGGGCCTGGATTCCGAGGCGTTGAGACGCAGTGCAGCCTGGACCCATCAGACGCCCTCTTTGTTGACAACATTCACACAGATTCTGATGACGTTGTTGGAATGGGACTCATGGACCCG ATTGGCCATGTCGATTTCTACCCGAATGGCGGTGTGGATATGCCGGGTTGCGCCCTCTTCGACGTAACTTGCGATCATTTCCGCGCCGTTTATTACTTCGAGGAAAGCATTCGTTCTCGTCATTGCCAGTTCTCTGCTTACCCATGCGATTCATGGAACCGCTTCCTGTTGGGCTTTTGCGCCAAGTGCGGGTTGGCAGGTTGTCCGGAAATGGGTTACAACGCAGATCGCAGCCAGGCTACAGGGACGTTTTACCTTGCTACCAACAGTAATGAGGAGTATTGTCAAACACAGCGGATGAAATAA